The stretch of DNA CACACATTGACATTGTCACAAAGGAGTGGTTTGTCTGTAGTACTCTGCACTCACTGACCTAAAATCTTGAGTTTGCCTTTGGCTAAATGCATGACAACAGTCCTACGACTGACAGAATCTAAGGAAACAGTCGAGAATGGAAATAAAAATTCCAGCACAAGCTACAAAGAAGATGGAATGACCAAACATGCAAGATCAGGAACACAACAAGCACTACATAAGTTGGTGCATATCGAAAAGTTTCTACTCTCACCAGGAATAATCTTACCTGTTTAGACAAGCCTCTGGAAGGTTCATATCTTCTGAAGATTCACGCCAACATTTTCCCACTCTGACAGCTGCATTAGCAATATAGGAATGCCATAGTCTTCGTTCTTGTTTCTTTTCCTGAGAACACGCAAAGATGCATTTGACGTGACAAATTGACCTAGAATATTATATGATTCGATACAAGAATCTCCATAGAGCTCAGTAAATGAAATTACAGCTTTAAAATTCACTTCCTGTACAAGGTGTTGACCACGATGACTGAAAAGAATCATAGCAGGATGTCCCAGGCTGACATGATATTTAGTGGCAAGGAAATTTTTGCTTAAGAAAAAGGAAAATCATGTAGACGAGATGAGGAAAAAAAACTATGTTCCCCTTGTACTATCCAATGAAGACATAAGACGCTATCCTTTAACATTAAGTGTAATAGAAACAACAATTAATACCTGAGCAAGAACTCCGATTCATATGCCAACAATTTATTCTATCATCTTAAtaactactccctccgttcacttttacttgtccactatggaCTTTGCACACcccttaataaataataaatgaagtgcataatttaccatgatacccatattaattgatgcatatttttaatgaatttaagaaaataatttgaaatgagtaattaatattgtGGGTATAACATGAAAAAAGAAATTGTCATCCTCTTTATATgctaaaagtgacaagtaaaagtgaaaatcaaatttttagaatactggacaagtaaaagtgaacagaGGGAGTACCTTTTATCACATCGGGAAGACTCTGACAAGGAGCAAATTCTGATGACATGGACTAGAAAAAAACTCTTCAACTTCACAATTAGATTCTTTGTCCTGGTCTTGTTGTTCTTCCAGGAACAGAATCCTCATTCCAACCTCGTTGATACTGAAACGTTGTTTATCTCCAACACTGGctgaaatttctacaacatcACCTGTTTGCAACGAGTTGCCAATTTCCCAATAACTTAACCACATCATCCGCTCTTCAACTTCAGGAATAGCTAGAAATATAGGGTCTTGCTTCCACTTGATCCTTTGCGACAAATTATTAATTGTAATGGATAGGCAATGGCCCTCACTTACCATTTCTTCACTCTCCAAGCATGTATACACCAAGCAAAAACTCAAGCCTCGAATTCTATGATTATCAGGAGTGGGCACGATGAACGATGAACAGAAAGGCTCACTCAACTTCGTGTCAAAGCAACTTGGCACGTTTTCACCCGATAGGAATGTGGAGAAGACGCCATTGCAGTAATAACCCTGAGACATGAAAATCATAAAATGTTAAGCAAATGCACAATCAGTTGAGCATATAATATATATGCTTCATTTTACACAAAACCAGAAAGATGCACCTGAGCGGGAAGCTTCTTAGGTGGGAGAGATTGTAATTTTGCCATGTCATTTTGGACAAATTCTGGAAATTCCATTTCATCAGCATGCAATTTCTGAATGTCAAATCTTAATCTAAAAGTAACATTTCTAATCAACTCCAAGTTTGACAGACCCAAATAGCCGAGAGTTTCTGCATTGACATTTTCAAGATGTTCTAACTTGAAATTAGCGTTCATCTCAACCAGATTAGCACAATTTATGTAAAGAATGCTGCATGAGCTAGGTGCGCCTGATACTTTCTCCAAGGATATACAGTCAGTTGCATCAACAATCTCAACACCATTTGGCAGCTCGAGTACTGATTTTAGCCTTGTACACGAATTTAGTGAAAGGTTTTCGAGCCTGCTAAGATATCTAATGCTCTCTGGGGGATGGCAAAGTGGATTTCGGCTCAAACTCAATTCTTTCAGCAAATTGAGCTTACTAAAATCAACATGGAGAAATGCATTATCACCCAGATTGCAGTCAGAAAGTCTTAGAGTAACTAGAGAAGTCGGAAAACTGATTGGTGAAACTCTATGACATACTTTCTCCTTCCTCAGCAAAGACCACAAGATTGTATGCCATGGTCTTACTAGCTTGGTACTATCTATTTGGTTTCTTCCACTTTCATCTGAAAGCTCACTTGGAAAATCCGACTTTTCAAGCTTCAGGGCGACATATTCAAGATTTGAGCAACCAGAAATATCAAGGGTCTCAAGATGTGTTAACATGCAAACACTTTCTGAAATACTCCTCAAGTTTATACAACCATTAAGGCTTAAAACAGTGAGTCCTTCCAGATATCCAATAGTGTCATCCACCTCAGTTAGACTTGTACAATATTCGAGGATTAATTGTTCAAGGTTGGGAAGTAATGAAAAATCAGGAGTTCTACTAAGCTGATAAGAGTGGCTGAGATTGAGAAACTTTAACCATCTGAGTAACTAGTCAAACGAACAAGAGAAACGAAAAGATATGTTAGATGCAACTGATCACTTAAAATCATGCTGGATGCAACTGATGATAAATACTTACAAGCAGATAATGACAAAGGGCATGGACAAAGTACCTTTGGTGCTGTCCAAAGTTGTTTCAATCTGCTGTAACAAAGGTCTATAGCAACAAGTTTTCCCATCGGAAAGTCGCTTGGTAGGGATTCTAACTGGAGATAACGCCAAAACAACCATCTTAATTTCTTGGGAAATTTCCTGTAACATCCAGAAAGTTGTATATTGCTAAGCAACAGAAATTTCAACTTGTGCATGTTTGTGAATGAGTCAGTTTCCAAATCCTCATTTGGAACTTCCCTTGTGCCCATTATATGACGAGAGAAAATGGACATCCAATTCCGCTTTGGTTGATCTTCCTGAGAATTATTCATAAATTCTTCCACTTTACTTTTTTTGCCATAATTTTCATTAGATGTTATCCTAGTTGATCCATGCCCCTTGCGCATATTTCCGTCGAGAATGATGCCTTCAATTGCTTCAGTTCCCTAATAAAAATAGGAAACAGACATGTAAGAGAAAAGTGCACGCATGGATTAAAGGAAAAAGCCTAAAGTGATTAAGTTGCTTACCGTTTTGTTTCTCAATACGTACAAAGATTCTTCATGACGCCAAAGTCTACTACGCCTCCCTGGCTCCTTAACAGATTCTTGACGAACAATTTCTCTTCCCAGATCTTGAATCAGTTGATGCATGAAGAGCTTACCATTTGGTATTGACAAGAGATCTCTATCAATTAGGTTTTGGATCCCCACTATAGTGAAAAGTTCACATTTATCCAGTATTTTGACAGCAAAATCTTTATCCTCCCAGAGAAAGAAACAGGCAATATGAAGGAATAAACTCCTATCATCATCTTCTAGAGATTCATAACTGATTTTGAGCAGTTCAATAATCCGATTATTAGGAACAACTTGCAACTTCTTTATTGTACTTTGCCATACATCCAAATTTTGTCCTGCCAGGGAAGAACCCAAAACTCTTAGTGCAAGTGGAATTCCTCCACACCGTTTCACTACTTCATTTGAACCCACAAGAAAACCTTCAACAGGATGTGGTTTTCCAAAGGCATGCCAACTGAAGAGCTCTAAGGATTCGTCCATGCTCAGTTTCTCAACGGTATACACCTTATCAACTAGGTGAGGATTTAGAATTCGCTCATGTCGGGTTGTTATGATGATTTTACTTCCGGGGTAAAATAAACTTTTCATCCCCAACACTGCATTTAGTTGATCAGAATCATCCACATCATCAAGAACAAGTAGGACTCTTTTGCCACTTAAGGCATCTGAAATCTTAACAATTCCTTCATCAACGCATGATACTCGTTCCTTTGTCCTTTTTAGAATGTTAGAAAGTATTTGCTTTTGCAATCTAACTAAACCGTTAGGTTGCTTTGAAATTTCTCTTATGTTAAGCACAAAGCTGCTACCTTCAAAAGCATGAAAGTTTGAATTGTAGATGAACTTGGCCAGAGTAGTCTTCCCTATACCGCCCATGCCGCAAACAATCAATATGCCAACGTCAGCCGATCCATTTTGCAGCCAAAAGCTAATATGGTTAGCCCGGCGATCTATGCCGATTAGGTAAGGTGCAACATACAAAGCTGTCCGACTTAGTCTATTTGTGACCACATTAACAATCTTTCGAATAAATTTCGACTCATGCCTGTACATTCAGAAAACGAGATAAGAATGTAAGATATAAGTGAACTGCCAACAAGGAGATAACAAGTTTTTCCCTCAACCAAGATGGGACACTTAACACCCCTCGGAAAATGAAAATGAACGTTGGACCTAATTCAACCCGAAAAGCTAGTTCATCGGGTGAGATTTTCCAAGACCATATAAAGTGGTAACAACCCATTCCCacaaccaatgtgggacaattAACGGCTACTATTATTCTTccactttttttccttttcttttttttccttctgattttttttaaatcaagTTTTTGTTATTCTGTTAACTGCAATTTCAGAACTTATATCACGTTTGCTAGGATTCTTATTCAGCATTCTTTCCTAATTCAAATGGTCTTTATAAGGAAGAACAAAATTgagtaagaagaagaaaaagagacaATAAAATGgggagaaatatatatatatatgattaccCACGAGCTTGATTGTGTAAGACCATTCCCCCCAAGTCAGCAACTTTAGCAAGTGCCTGCCTCCATCTTTCTACCCTTTCCCTTCCACTGCTTTCCCATTTCAATTCTTGTTCATGCAATGCTAATGCTTCCCCAATCCTTCCCTTCTTGTTCCTAACATCAGAAGGATCCACATAGTAGAAGACGGGTAGAATTGCCCGATCCAATTTCTCCTTACATGTCAGAATCACATCGAGCTGATCAAGACATGATTGAGAAAAGGCATAGCCTTCGGACAGGACAATCAGCGAAACTTTCGACTCTCGGATTGCGTTGTGGAGTTGTTCTTTTCTTGTGTCAGTGCCctgtttgaatgtttgaaaccCAGCTTGAACTAAGGCAGTGTAAAGGTGATCAGTGAAAGACATGCAACAAGAGTCTTCTGCTCTAAAACTCAAGAATACTTGATTTGAGGAACACCCATAAGATGGAGACGAAGGTGTTGGATCCAGAGGTTTCTCCATGGACGTACTAATGGAGATAAAGGTAAAGGAGCTTGCGTAAATATAATTGTAAGAATCTCTGCAAAATTGTTTCGCAGTGCACACCTGAGACACAACAAGTGACAAGTCCCAACAGCTGGAGATCAGAGTCAGATGTCAACGACAGAGGTCCACTGAAAATGACTTTTAAATTATAGGACAATTAGTTAATTAAATTATTACCTCTGCTTTGGAACTTAATTTACAGAGGTTATACGTACGGATTTTTGTCCTAACGCGTAAACACTTAGCTCTATCTTAGagtccgaaaccaaaatatgatttttttttactCAAAGAACCATAATGCGCAAAAAAAAAATCTGGTAACTATTTTATATATAACGTCCTTTTAAATGACGTTATACCTTAACGGTTATTTGCCCAGTTAAGTATAACATAGTAGCGCCATTTTAAAAGGCGTTATATATATAAAGCTTTTTTTAAAGgcgctatatatattatgtggacccaccaataattcttctgTGCTTAactgatataataataattcaactaTACCTCAAATAATTATATCCCGAACTAgtttttgccttatttaaagaggttaagaattttataaaaatccattcataaatattctcaagtcttctgaaatatttcttcgttaagttgaaatattaacaaatgtctggatacaatgacgtaccaaggtgttattatggcaaacgtgcgattttgaagccatgttggtCAAATAGTAATGTTGGACGCAGAAGCTGGATATGTCAACAACTTGTAATTTATTGTTTGAAAAAAATGtttgttaatattttttatataaaatgtTAACTAATAGTGTTGTGTTATAATCCCCATTGGTAGGACGGAAATTAATGTAGATTTGAAGAATGATATtatgaacccattaaccaggaatactacaaatcatgtttgcagtatgtttggaatatgaccGGTGAATACGAACTCCAGATCTTTAAAATGCAACGACAAATTGCGGCagtgcaggagaaactaaaagaggcggaagaagaaaaaaattggaagagaaatttaagtggttgaagcagagaataatgggcgatagtgactaaacaaacacatgtatgtgttgagtgtagtattttatctttatgtttttccgtgtcatgtattttcattagttgtactgaatttaaattatgttaagttgctatgtttgtgtttgtgttgtagtattaaaataacgaagaacctgagaaataaaaatataatgtgcatataatgtaaacaataaaaattattgctattatttactgaatttcatatgtacataaaataaaaaaaagtcaaCGTGTCCCACATCATGTATGCTTTAAAGCAGTtgttggcctgaggcgcatcccatcccgcccggctacaATATCatgatcatcctcatcacgtcgcctctttatcggaggatgcgctgcagcatgatcgTCAGTGGGGCTGGTAGGCTCGGTAGAAGGGATCGTCGGTCCAGCAGTAACCTATAGAATAATAacatattttagtatatgaaatatatattagtaatgtacgtgttaagtcacaaaaatttaaattgtcttaccatggtctcggcgggctcctgaatataatcatccgtcTCAGCCATGTCAGTATCGCATAAAGTGGCATGCGTGGCAggcgaggatgatgccttcaAAAAAAGGCTTTAGATATTtatgactaatcaatgagataaaaataaatataaataatagtaatacaaacaaacctaCGCCTGTGAAAGATCCTCAACATCCCTCGATGATAAGCCATAACTCAGTcggcgcccactatccacatctcgtgTCGGACGATCATTAGCAACCGTCGATGGCTCTAGAGGATAAGGAAAATACTGATTCCACTCCTGTCGCATAATGGTCGTGTccgcgatcaacaatggagctgacggggtcacctgcgaagtccctggagtAAGCTGAAGGCTGAATGATGGTATATCACTAGGAGCATGGTCTGGCTCATGGTGGTCACCCCGCAGATCAAGTCCAACATCCTCAACAGGTGCCTCAATGCCCCCTTGttggggaccacctcctcgcTGACCCCCACGACATCGTGGGACACCCCTACTCTCTGGCATGCCTGCCACGTCGACCACGTTCCGGCTCCACTGCTGGCCTACGATGGTACTGCTTTGGCGCTACATAATCAGCCTCGTATCCTAAGCGATCATCATCTCGGGCTCGCCTCAATGTCCGGGAAGCCAGATCTATAACATATCAgccatactcgtgcaaagcgGCTGCTCCCTCACTTattgcatctgcagtcccaactaGTGGAACAGATGTAGGCCAATAGCCggcacaacatgtaaaatataaattacggaacgctaggttaacgttataagtaagtataccaaataacataccaatgcctcgtgcctcccggcgtatggaacgtaccgaccgcTAGCGCGATGAATGGGATTCCCGACGAAAAGTCGGGTAACGCTGCGGTACCAGCCCATATAGTCATGCTCACCATCCGTACGGTCAGGTGGAGGGGGCGGAATCAGGTCATGTCGCTGGTCCCATGTATCGATatgcgcctctagccatgccacatATATCTGGTCCACCCTGGAAtgatcatcccgctggtaatgtgtcaTATGCCAAGCGGGCGGTGGAGGTACAAGTTGCGGTCGACCAAACTAGTGAAGGACTCggtcggtggcatgatgctcgacaatatcgagacacatcaacggaatggaagagctccacataattcGGTCGGTCGAGCAATAATTGGGCAAACCAGCTATTAGCTCGTTGTTGTATGGGCTCCAAACAAACTATTAAGTAAAAATAGGAACCGTGAGTATATGCAACACATATAAAGCCATGCCAAGTAAACCTAAGTATACATTTACGTGTGCACCCTCCAACAAATCCCTACAATAAGagagattatgtcgagcctcgtactcCCGTCCATATCCTcacctatcaacccacctcctagataaagggagaaacggaggtggtgcatccggagcgaagggtggtagaggtggctgcaactgcaggaaccgctcccatgcccaaacctaatatacaatgtggacgtaaaatttaaggtatatttttactagGTATGTTATAATAAAGAGAATAttcgactatgttttcacctgcaacAGCGGCAAAAATCCGGCAACGTCTCgttgggtgcccatgctcgcccgacACATCTGCATGTACAAGTAACCGAAAACAGCAGCACCCCAACTGTAATCATGTAAATCATCTatccgctcaagatgatgaagaaatctcaagctgactaggtttcctgaagtgttcgggaacaaaacccctccaaacataagcagCAACAACAACCACGTGTACCGGTTAATATGAAGCTCCGGTGTATCATCAGTGATGTCAACATGCATCGCCTCCAGATGCAGCCGGACGGGCGTCAATTGCAGACGACTAGCCCCAATCAATGTAGCCTCATCCGCTGGTTGAAAACCGGTGAGCCGCTGAAACATCTCCAGGTACTGCAAACTCGTATACTCTCTGATGGCATGCGGCAAAGCAACAAGGTGTCCATCAACCGGCAGCCCATACAGGACCTCCACGTCGTGAAGTGTGATAGTGGCCTAGCCAATGGGAaaatggaatgtgtgcgtctccggttGCCACCGCTCTATCAGAGTCATGATCAACAACCAATCCAGCTGCAGCCGGCCGATCTCAACAATCCTATAAAAATCCGTATCCTGGAGGCGTCTGCCTATACGGGGATGGAGGTGGTGGTCCCTAAGAaagtcccacatatcgtctactctcCTGGCGCGGAACGTCTGGGCCAATAACTGTCCCTCCCA from Nicotiana tomentosiformis chromosome 11, ASM39032v3, whole genome shotgun sequence encodes:
- the LOC104091866 gene encoding disease resistance protein RUN1-like isoform X2, giving the protein MEKPLDPTPSSPSYGCSSNQVFLSFRAEDSCCMSFTDHLYTALVQAGFQTFKQGTDTRKEQLHNAIRESKVSLIVLSEGYAFSQSCLDQLDVILTCKEKLDRAILPVFYYVDPSDVRNKKGRIGEALALHEQELKWESSGRERVERWRQALAKVADLGGMVLHNQARGHESKFIRKIVNVVTNRLSRTALYVAPYLIGIDRRANHISFWLQNGSADVGILIVCGMGGIGKTTLAKFIYNSNFHAFEGSSFVLNIREISKQPNGLVRLQKQILSNILKRTKERVSCVDEGIVKISDALSGKRVLLVLDDVDDSDQLNAVLGMKSLFYPGSKIIITTRHERILNPHLVDKVYTVEKLSMDESLELFSWHAFGKPHPVEGFLVGSNEVVKRCGGIPLALRVLGSSLAGQNLDVWQSTIKKLQVVPNNRIIELLKISYESLEDDDRSLFLHIACFFLWEDKDFAVKILDKCELFTIVGIQNLIDRDLLSIPNGKLFMHQLIQDLGREIVRQESVKEPGRRSRLWRHEESLYVLRNKTGTEAIEGIILDGNMRKGHGSTRITSNENYGKKSKVEEFMNNSQEDQPKRNWMSIFSRHIMGTREVPNEDLETDSFTNMHKLKFLLLSNIQLSGCYRKFPKKLRWLFWRYLQLESLPSDFPMGKLVAIDLCYSRLKQLWTAPKLLRWLKFLNLSHSYQLSRTPDFSLLPNLEQLILEYCTSLTEVDDTIGYLEGLTVLSLNGCINLRSISESVCMLTHLETLDISGCSNLEYVALKLEKSDFPSELSDESGRNQIDSTKLVRPWHTILWSLLRKEKVCHRVSPISFPTSLVTLRLSDCNLGDNAFLHVDFSKLNLLKELSLSRNPLCHPPESIRYLSRLENLSLNSCTRLKSVLELPNGVEIVDATDCISLEKVSGAPSSCSILYINCANLVEMNANFKLEHLENVNAETLGYLGLSNLELIRNVTFRLRFDIQKLHADEMEFPEFVQNDMAKLQSLPPKKLPAQGYYCNGVFSTFLSGENVPSCFDTKLSEPFCSSFIVPTPDNHRIRGLSFCLVYTCLESEEMVML
- the LOC104091866 gene encoding disease resistance protein RUN1-like isoform X1, with amino-acid sequence MEKPLDPTPSSPSYGCSSNQVFLSFRAEDSCCMSFTDHLYTALVQAGFQTFKQGTDTRKEQLHNAIRESKVSLIVLSEGYAFSQSCLDQLDVILTCKEKLDRAILPVFYYVDPSDVRNKKGRIGEALALHEQELKWESSGRERVERWRQALAKVADLGGMVLHNQARGHESKFIRKIVNVVTNRLSRTALYVAPYLIGIDRRANHISFWLQNGSADVGILIVCGMGGIGKTTLAKFIYNSNFHAFEGSSFVLNIREISKQPNGLVRLQKQILSNILKRTKERVSCVDEGIVKISDALSGKRVLLVLDDVDDSDQLNAVLGMKSLFYPGSKIIITTRHERILNPHLVDKVYTVEKLSMDESLELFSWHAFGKPHPVEGFLVGSNEVVKRCGGIPLALRVLGSSLAGQNLDVWQSTIKKLQVVPNNRIIELLKISYESLEDDDRSLFLHIACFFLWEDKDFAVKILDKCELFTIVGIQNLIDRDLLSIPNGKLFMHQLIQDLGREIVRQESVKEPGRRSRLWRHEESLYVLRNKTGTEAIEGIILDGNMRKGHGSTRITSNENYGKKSKVEEFMNNSQEDQPKRNWMSIFSRHIMGTREVPNEDLETDSFTNMHKLKFLLLSNIQLSGCYRKFPKKLRWLFWRYLQLESLPSDFPMGKLVAIDLCYSRLKQLWTAPKLLRWLKFLNLSHSYQLSRTPDFSLLPNLEQLILEYCTSLTEVDDTIGYLEGLTVLSLNGCINLRSISESVCMLTHLETLDISGCSNLEYVALKLEKSDFPSELSDESGRNQIDSTKLVRPWHTILWSLLRKEKVCHRVSPISFPTSLVTLRLSDCNLGDNAFLHVDFSKLNLLKELSLSRNPLCHPPESIRYLSRLENLSLNSCTRLKSVLELPNGVEIVDATDCISLEKVSGAPSSCSILYINCANLVEMNANFKLEHLENVNAETLGYLGLSNLELIRNVTFRLRFDIQKLHADEMEFPEFVQNDMAKLQSLPPKKLPAQGYYCNGVFSTFLSGENVPSCFDTKLSEPFCSSFIVPTPDNHRIRGLSFCLVYTCLESEEMVSEGHCLSITINNLSQRIKWKQDPIFLAIPEVEERMMWLSYWEIGNSLQTGDVVEISASVGDKQRFSINEVGMRILFLEEQQDQDKESNCEVEEFFSSPCHQNLLLVRVFPM